A section of the Spirosoma pollinicola genome encodes:
- a CDS encoding efflux RND transporter permease subunit, with protein MSLPELSLNRPVFAMVMSIVIVLFGIIGFTFLGVREYPAIDPPVISVRTNYTGANPDIIESQITEPIEKSLNSIEGIRTISSNSALGASTITVEFNLDANLEQAANDVRDKVAQAQRQLPQDIDAPPVVTKADANSDPIIFMTVQSTTRNPTQLSDYAENVLQERLQTIPGVSQANIYGLKRQAMRLWIDPIKLSAYRLTSQDIQAALNAQNVELPSGKVYGNSTELTVKAVGRLTTEADFNNLILRQTSNQIVRFKDVGYATIGAENEETISKQNGAVGVILALIPQPGANYVSIADEFNKRFDQLKKDLPEDIIVSIGVDRSIFIRRAIEEVGETLLISFVLVVLVIYFFFRDWLIAFRPLIDIPVSLIGAFFIMYVADFSINVLTLLGIVLATGLVVDDGIVVTENIFKKIEEGMDTHEAAKEGSNEIFFAVIATSITLAIVFLPIIFLEGFVGRLFREFGIVVAGAVLISAFVSLTLTPVLSVKLTSKNHGRSWFYRKTEPFFAWLDTSYRSSLNGFMNKRGWAFVMIGVCLLLIFGLGSLLKSELAPLEDRGRTRLVITSPEGTSYEAQASTTDRVMDFVLDSIPETKLAFSVVAPGFSGAGAVNSSFVMLNLVDAGERKRTQQDIVDFVNKNLKKFTEARMFATQDQTIQVGRGGGLPVQFVIQNLNFEKLREKLPTFLDEVAKDPTFQNSDVDLKFNKPELNISIDREKATNLGISVQDVAQTLQLALSNRRLAYFLMNGKQYQVIGQVDRADRDAPVDLASFYVRSSQGQLIQLDNLVKFQEVSSPPQVYHYNRFKSATVSAGLAPGKTVGDGVIAMQAIAARTLDQSFQTALSGPSRDYAESSSNTLFAFGLALILVYLVLAAQFDSFIDPLIIMITVPLALAGAVFSLWMFNQTLNIFSQIGIIMLVGLVTKNGILIVEFANEQRLTGKNKFEAAAESAALRLRPILMTTLVAAFGALPLALALGSASKSRVPLGIVIVGGLMFSLVLTLYVVPVIYTYMSRRKDVKPEVASTVEDKEKPEELELHA; from the coding sequence ATGAGTCTCCCCGAGCTTAGCCTGAACCGACCCGTCTTTGCCATGGTGATGTCTATCGTCATCGTGCTGTTCGGAATCATCGGTTTTACCTTTCTGGGTGTTCGCGAATACCCAGCCATTGACCCGCCGGTTATCTCGGTGCGGACAAACTACACGGGTGCTAACCCCGATATCATCGAGTCTCAGATAACTGAGCCCATCGAGAAATCGCTGAACAGTATCGAAGGGATTCGCACGATCTCGTCCAATAGCGCCCTCGGTGCCAGTACCATCACGGTTGAGTTTAACCTCGATGCCAACCTGGAACAGGCCGCCAACGACGTTCGCGACAAGGTAGCCCAAGCCCAACGCCAGCTTCCGCAGGACATCGATGCCCCGCCAGTGGTTACCAAAGCCGATGCCAACTCTGACCCGATCATTTTTATGACCGTTCAGAGTACAACACGCAACCCGACGCAATTGTCTGACTATGCTGAAAACGTACTCCAGGAGCGGCTGCAAACGATTCCGGGCGTGAGTCAGGCCAACATTTACGGACTGAAACGTCAGGCCATGCGCCTTTGGATCGACCCGATCAAATTATCGGCCTATCGACTGACATCACAGGATATTCAAGCTGCACTCAATGCACAAAACGTTGAACTCCCCAGCGGAAAGGTATACGGAAATAGTACAGAATTAACCGTTAAAGCGGTTGGGCGATTAACAACCGAAGCCGACTTTAATAACTTGATTCTGCGGCAAACAAGCAATCAGATTGTACGTTTCAAAGACGTTGGTTATGCGACCATAGGGGCCGAAAATGAAGAAACCATCTCCAAACAAAACGGAGCAGTGGGCGTTATTCTGGCCCTGATTCCGCAGCCGGGTGCCAACTACGTGAGTATTGCCGATGAGTTCAATAAGCGATTCGATCAGCTCAAGAAAGATTTACCGGAAGACATCATTGTAAGCATCGGTGTTGATCGAAGTATCTTTATCCGACGGGCTATTGAAGAAGTGGGCGAAACCCTGCTTATTTCGTTTGTGCTGGTGGTACTGGTCATCTACTTCTTTTTCCGCGACTGGCTTATTGCTTTCCGTCCGCTCATTGATATTCCAGTATCCCTTATCGGCGCGTTCTTTATCATGTACGTTGCTGACTTCAGTATCAATGTACTAACCCTGCTGGGTATCGTGCTGGCTACAGGTCTTGTGGTGGATGACGGCATTGTAGTTACCGAGAATATCTTCAAGAAGATTGAAGAAGGAATGGATACCCATGAGGCTGCCAAGGAAGGTTCTAACGAGATATTCTTCGCCGTTATCGCCACCAGTATCACGCTGGCCATTGTGTTCCTGCCTATTATTTTTCTGGAAGGCTTTGTAGGCCGATTGTTCCGCGAGTTTGGAATCGTTGTAGCAGGAGCCGTATTGATTTCTGCCTTTGTATCGCTGACGCTAACGCCGGTATTGAGTGTAAAACTGACCAGTAAAAACCACGGACGTTCCTGGTTTTACCGGAAAACGGAACCGTTTTTCGCCTGGCTGGATACCTCCTACCGCTCCTCGCTCAACGGCTTTATGAACAAGCGGGGTTGGGCCTTTGTCATGATCGGCGTTTGTTTGCTGCTCATCTTCGGCCTTGGTTCATTGCTCAAATCCGAGTTGGCACCCCTTGAAGATCGTGGCCGTACACGGCTGGTCATTACCTCACCGGAGGGTACCAGCTATGAAGCACAGGCTTCCACGACAGATCGGGTTATGGATTTCGTACTTGATTCCATACCAGAGACTAAACTGGCCTTTAGTGTGGTGGCACCTGGTTTTTCTGGAGCTGGGGCGGTCAACTCTTCATTTGTCATGCTCAATCTGGTGGATGCTGGCGAACGTAAACGCACACAACAGGACATTGTCGATTTCGTTAACAAAAACCTCAAGAAGTTTACAGAAGCCCGCATGTTTGCCACGCAGGACCAGACCATTCAGGTAGGTCGGGGTGGCGGCTTACCGGTTCAGTTCGTTATTCAGAATCTAAACTTTGAAAAGTTACGGGAAAAACTGCCTACGTTCCTGGATGAGGTGGCAAAAGACCCTACGTTCCAGAACTCCGACGTTGACCTTAAATTCAACAAGCCCGAGCTGAACATCAGTATTGACCGCGAGAAAGCCACGAACCTTGGTATTTCGGTGCAAGACGTAGCCCAAACGCTGCAGCTTGCCCTTAGCAATCGTCGTTTAGCTTACTTTCTGATGAACGGGAAACAGTATCAGGTAATCGGGCAGGTGGATCGGGCTGACCGCGACGCTCCCGTTGATTTAGCCTCATTCTATGTTCGCTCCAGCCAGGGTCAACTTATTCAGTTGGACAATCTGGTGAAATTCCAGGAAGTGAGTAGTCCACCTCAGGTGTATCACTACAATCGCTTTAAATCGGCTACAGTATCGGCAGGACTGGCTCCCGGCAAAACCGTTGGGGATGGTGTAATAGCGATGCAGGCCATTGCTGCCCGCACACTTGATCAGAGTTTCCAGACGGCGCTTTCCGGCCCTTCTCGTGATTATGCAGAAAGTTCGTCTAATACACTGTTTGCGTTTGGTCTGGCTCTGATTCTGGTCTACCTGGTACTGGCCGCGCAGTTCGACTCCTTTATTGATCCGTTAATTATCATGATTACGGTACCTCTGGCACTTGCCGGAGCGGTGTTCTCGCTCTGGATGTTCAACCAAACGCTAAATATCTTCAGCCAGATTGGTATCATTATGCTGGTTGGTCTGGTAACCAAGAACGGTATCCTGATTGTGGAATTCGCCAACGAACAGCGGCTAACAGGTAAGAATAAATTTGAAGCAGCTGCTGAATCGGCTGCGCTCCGGTTACGCCCTATCTTGATGACGACCCTTGTGGCGGCATTTGGTGCGTTGCCATTAGCTCTTGCCCTTGGATCGGCCTCTAAAAGCCGTGTTCCGCTCGGTATCGTTATTGTGGGTGGGCTTATGTTCTCACTGGTTCTTACGCTTTATGTCGTTCCGGTTATTTACACTTACATGTCTCGCCGGAAGGATGTTAAGCCCGAAGTTGCATCAACAGTAGAAGACAAGGAGAAACCCGAAGAATTGGAATTGCACGCTTAG
- a CDS encoding CAP domain-containing protein, which yields MNWWILFQMSQWLASVPGPPQDYMLSADAFFADARSQQLLILEKPDTLLLDVALFQATNEARRLAGLPSLRYDPALSQAAQRHAESMIQYNYTSHEDLYDLSEMTLLKRIQKQTNRFGRLAENVGQYQTIDTPEWFGVRFNAKTQRFEFLDIYNNQLYRPHTYASYARYAVGQLLNSARHRANLLNPLFTHVGCAVRLSSRPFRERRAPFGRLAQNFGAPSVANQASR from the coding sequence ATGAATTGGTGGATACTTTTTCAGATGAGCCAATGGCTAGCTAGTGTACCTGGTCCACCACAAGACTACATGTTGAGTGCGGATGCTTTTTTTGCTGACGCCCGAAGCCAGCAACTGTTGATTTTAGAAAAACCGGATACCCTTTTGTTAGATGTGGCTTTATTTCAGGCAACCAATGAAGCCCGTCGACTGGCAGGATTGCCAAGTCTGCGCTATGACCCGGCCTTGTCTCAAGCAGCTCAGCGTCATGCTGAGTCGATGATTCAGTATAATTACACGAGTCATGAGGACTTGTATGACCTGTCTGAAATGACCCTTCTGAAGCGTATTCAGAAACAGACGAATCGTTTCGGACGGTTGGCCGAAAACGTTGGCCAATACCAAACTATTGACACGCCTGAGTGGTTTGGGGTTCGTTTTAACGCAAAAACTCAACGGTTTGAATTCCTTGATATATATAATAATCAACTCTACCGGCCTCATACATATGCCAGCTACGCACGTTATGCGGTGGGTCAACTGCTCAATTCGGCGCGCCATCGTGCCAATTTATTAAACCCTTTATTTACTCATGTGGGTTGTGCTGTACGTCTTTCAAGCCGTCCTTTTCGTGAACGTCGAGCCCCCTTTGGTCGCCTAGCCCAAAATTTTGGCGCTCCATCAGTAGCAAATCAAGCTAGTCGATAA
- a CDS encoding glycosyltransferase produces the protein MKHVFDNVTLLITNYNRSLSLENLLKTFQKIDCCFGAVIVTDDGSQSNHVDHIKKLQQTIPFQLLTSPQNRGAGYNMNKGQRAVKTPYTLFVEDDFEPSAQFPLILREALDQLENQSDLDIVRFYAYFQYPYLKPFSTNFSEMVFSPLATDYRKVHYYSDHPHLRRSSFLDKFGMFDETVSPDQTEYRMCISFLQNKGKGLFYNDYNGLFFHNNLLEGSTIQRSGWRKNTGPALKFLQSIYRQVKHNYDIHFMKFSFN, from the coding sequence GTGAAACACGTATTTGATAACGTTACGCTACTTATTACAAATTATAATAGGAGTCTTTCTCTCGAAAACCTTTTAAAGACCTTTCAAAAAATTGACTGTTGCTTTGGCGCAGTTATCGTGACTGATGACGGCAGCCAATCTAATCACGTAGACCATATAAAAAAACTCCAGCAGACTATCCCTTTTCAATTGCTGACATCACCCCAAAATAGAGGTGCCGGATACAATATGAATAAAGGCCAGCGTGCCGTAAAAACACCTTATACCCTGTTTGTAGAAGATGACTTTGAACCCAGCGCTCAATTTCCGCTTATTCTCAGGGAAGCATTAGATCAGTTAGAAAATCAGTCAGATTTAGACATTGTCCGGTTCTACGCCTATTTCCAGTATCCTTATTTGAAACCATTTTCGACAAATTTTTCAGAAATGGTTTTTTCCCCTTTGGCCACCGATTACCGAAAAGTTCACTACTATAGTGATCATCCACACCTTCGTAGAAGTTCATTTCTCGATAAATTTGGTATGTTTGATGAAACTGTTTCTCCCGACCAGACTGAGTATAGAATGTGTATTTCCTTCCTCCAGAATAAAGGCAAAGGACTCTTCTACAACGATTACAATGGCTTATTTTTTCACAACAATTTGCTTGAGGGTAGTACAATACAACGAAGTGGATGGAGAAAAAACACTGGGCCAGCGCTGAAATTTTTGCAATCTATCTATAGACAGGTTAAGCATAATTATGATATACACTTTATGAAATTTTCGTTTAATTAA
- a CDS encoding transposase, with protein MAKWHEKVRQAGFKTFNTVARSIQNHYETILNYFDNRSTNASAESFNAKIKAFRSQFRGVRNIEFFLYRLTQLYA; from the coding sequence TTGGCCAAATGGCATGAAAAAGTACGCCAAGCGGGATTCAAAACTTTCAACACCGTGGCCCGTTCTATCCAAAATCATTATGAAACGATTCTCAACTACTTTGACAACCGCAGTACCAACGCTTCAGCCGAGTCGTTCAATGCGAAGATCAAAGCATTTCGAAGTCAATTCCGCGGGGTGCGAAACATCGAATTCTTTCTGTACCGCCTAACTCAGTTATATGCTTAA
- a CDS encoding transposase, with amino-acid sequence MHHAKVVKTEFDTWESQGLSIFYLPTYSPHLNPIEILWRFCKYKWLNKTHYKSWSTLKKAILYIFKEYGSIYTISFTNLIVKNTQVSIKLNSA; translated from the coding sequence ATTCATCATGCAAAAGTGGTTAAAACCGAATTTGATACTTGGGAAAGCCAAGGTCTATCCATTTTTTATTTACCTACCTACAGTCCTCATCTGAATCCCATTGAAATTCTGTGGCGCTTCTGCAAATATAAGTGGCTTAACAAAACGCATTATAAAAGCTGGTCAACCTTAAAGAAAGCTATTCTTTATATTTTTAAGGAGTATGGGTCGATATATACCATCAGCTTTACAAACCTTATTGTAAAAAATACCCAAGTTAGTATCAAGCTTAATTCTGCCTAA
- a CDS encoding alpha/beta hydrolase, with product MEASKKRSILFITGAFVGNNCWDEWISYFCAKGYTCSAPPWPHKDASPAELRSRQPDPDIASIRLAPLTDYYAELANRFTEKPILIGHSIGGLMVQLLLQRDLGTAGVAIHPVAPQGLLTFELSFYKSTWHPLGLFTDSDESYLMSFEDWQYIFTNGMPYEAQREAYDKFVVPESKKVSRDGLTEAAHIDFAKYHPPLLITSGSTDHIIPASLNHTNYLKYKVSRSITDYKEFDGRNHFVLGQPTWREDAE from the coding sequence ATGGAAGCAAGCAAAAAACGATCGATTCTATTTATTACGGGTGCCTTTGTCGGCAACAACTGTTGGGATGAATGGATCTCGTACTTCTGCGCGAAAGGCTACACCTGTAGTGCCCCGCCCTGGCCCCATAAGGACGCTTCGCCCGCCGAGCTCCGAAGCCGTCAGCCCGACCCGGATATTGCCTCCATCCGGCTGGCTCCATTGACGGATTACTACGCCGAACTTGCCAATCGATTTACCGAAAAGCCCATCCTGATTGGCCACTCGATTGGCGGTTTGATGGTTCAGCTTTTACTACAGCGTGATCTGGGAACCGCAGGCGTAGCGATTCATCCCGTTGCTCCGCAGGGGCTTTTAACGTTTGAGCTATCTTTTTACAAATCGACCTGGCACCCGTTGGGACTGTTTACCGATTCGGACGAAAGCTATTTAATGTCGTTCGAGGACTGGCAGTATATCTTCACCAACGGAATGCCCTATGAGGCCCAGCGCGAAGCGTACGACAAATTTGTGGTGCCGGAATCGAAAAAAGTATCGAGGGACGGCTTAACCGAAGCGGCTCATATTGATTTTGCCAAATACCACCCGCCGTTGTTGATAACCTCGGGGAGCACCGACCACATCATTCCGGCTTCACTGAACCATACCAATTACCTGAAGTACAAAGTCAGCCGCTCCATCACCGACTACAAAGAATTTGACGGGCGTAATCACTTTGTGCTAGGCCAGCCGACCTGGCGCGAAGATGCCGAATAA
- a CDS encoding alpha/beta fold hydrolase: MKTLFVSLLLTSAMLVTLTACNKDDDPSPVNTFVLVHGAWQAPYAWQYVKSQLEQKGQKVVVVELPGHGADKTPPATLTMDVYRDKVISAINNIQGNVILVGHSMGGVVVTATAEKIPTRINKLVYIGAFLPANGQSLLALASTDSTSLLGPALVPSADNLTLGIKPESLIPIFIQDGSDAVKKLVVDNYQPEPAIPFTNPVTLTAANFGKVNKYYVHTAQDHAVGLPLQKRMVAAAGIKKTYTLNSSHCPFLSMPDQVTTVLMDIGNAPQ; encoded by the coding sequence ATGAAAACTTTATTCGTCTCTCTACTCCTGACCAGTGCCATGCTGGTTACGCTCACGGCCTGCAACAAAGATGATGACCCCTCGCCGGTAAACACTTTTGTACTTGTACACGGTGCCTGGCAGGCGCCTTATGCCTGGCAATATGTCAAGAGCCAACTGGAACAAAAAGGCCAAAAGGTAGTCGTTGTGGAGTTGCCCGGCCACGGCGCCGACAAAACACCCCCGGCGACCTTAACAATGGATGTTTATCGGGATAAAGTCATTTCTGCCATTAATAATATTCAGGGGAATGTCATATTGGTGGGACACAGTATGGGTGGGGTGGTGGTTACCGCAACGGCCGAGAAGATTCCGACCCGTATCAATAAACTGGTCTACATTGGTGCGTTTCTCCCGGCCAACGGACAGTCACTGCTGGCGTTGGCTTCGACAGACAGCACGTCACTGCTTGGCCCCGCCCTGGTACCGTCGGCCGACAATCTGACGCTGGGGATAAAGCCGGAGAGCTTGATCCCGATTTTTATTCAGGATGGATCGGACGCAGTGAAGAAACTGGTTGTCGATAACTACCAGCCCGAACCGGCTATTCCCTTTACGAACCCCGTAACGCTTACGGCTGCCAATTTCGGGAAAGTAAATAAGTATTACGTGCATACGGCCCAGGATCATGCCGTTGGTTTGCCCCTGCAAAAGCGCATGGTGGCAGCGGCAGGAATCAAGAAAACATACACGCTCAACAGTAGTCACTGTCCGTTCCTTTCGATGCCCGACCAGGTAACCACTGTGCTCATGGACATCGGCAACGCTCCACAGTGA
- a CDS encoding catalase family peroxidase: MQLLLFTPNKLTGVSRSSKRSFLNVAMLLITLMPGSGNRVIAQDGNAGIKSTTKATPIQVVDMFHTAFGKHDSRAVHAKGFILAGSFTPAPEARTLTKAAHLQGSSLPVLVRFSDFTGIPDIPDTVGASHPRGMAIKFQMPENQSTDIIFHSFNGFPVSTTDEFKVMLEAIGANREGNPAPLNQFLAKHPIAKTFLTTQKPFTPSWGTLAYFGVNSFKFTNKAGQSQFIRYQIIPEAGEQFLTAQQVAKLGPNYLQEEIKERVANKPVVFKLYAQVAQKGDKIEDPSIAWPDSRKRVLLGTVTITKVAANTVAEDKTLFFNPNNIPEGINLADPMLLDRARAYPISVGGRQGAFEVN, translated from the coding sequence ATGCAACTCCTTTTATTTACTCCGAACAAGCTAACCGGCGTAAGCCGTAGCAGTAAACGCAGCTTTCTCAATGTAGCAATGCTGCTGATTACCCTGATGCCCGGCTCTGGAAATCGGGTCATTGCTCAGGATGGAAATGCCGGTATCAAATCTACTACGAAGGCCACACCCATTCAGGTCGTTGATATGTTTCACACGGCTTTTGGAAAACACGATAGTCGGGCTGTTCATGCAAAGGGCTTTATTCTGGCCGGTAGTTTTACACCCGCACCCGAAGCCCGTACGCTCACAAAAGCGGCCCATTTACAAGGCAGTTCATTGCCGGTTCTCGTTCGATTCTCTGATTTTACGGGTATTCCCGACATTCCCGACACGGTAGGGGCCTCCCACCCACGGGGCATGGCGATCAAGTTTCAGATGCCCGAAAATCAATCGACCGATATCATCTTCCATAGTTTCAATGGCTTTCCGGTATCCACAACAGACGAGTTTAAAGTCATGCTGGAAGCCATTGGTGCCAATCGTGAAGGGAATCCGGCCCCGTTAAACCAGTTTCTGGCGAAACATCCGATTGCCAAGACGTTCCTGACAACGCAAAAACCGTTCACGCCAAGCTGGGGTACGCTGGCCTACTTTGGAGTAAATTCATTTAAGTTCACCAACAAGGCTGGCCAATCGCAATTTATTCGTTATCAGATCATTCCCGAAGCCGGGGAGCAGTTCCTGACGGCTCAGCAGGTTGCCAAGTTAGGTCCCAATTATCTACAGGAAGAAATTAAAGAGCGGGTCGCCAATAAACCGGTTGTGTTCAAGCTGTATGCTCAGGTTGCCCAGAAAGGCGATAAGATCGAAGACCCTTCCATTGCCTGGCCCGACAGCCGGAAGCGTGTTCTGCTCGGAACGGTGACAATTACTAAAGTGGCAGCGAATACGGTGGCTGAAGATAAGACGTTGTTTTTCAATCCCAACAATATACCCGAAGGGATTAACCTCGCCGATCCTATGCTGCTGGACCGGGCACGCGCCTATCCTATTTCGGTGGGTGGACGGCAGGGGGCATTTGAGGTGAATTGA
- a CDS encoding carboxymuconolactone decarboxylase family protein, with protein MEKRLKIGYIEPEYYKMLSALDTHVAGSGPTVSQLDLLKIRASQLNGCAYCIQSHTNDARAHGETEKRIYALDAWDESPYFSAEERALLALTEEVTLIREKRVSDETYQQAIALFGEQLTAHLIMAIISINAWNRIGIATRMTPV; from the coding sequence ATGGAGAAGCGCTTAAAAATTGGCTATATCGAGCCCGAGTACTATAAAATGCTTTCGGCCCTTGACACGCATGTCGCCGGTTCCGGCCCGACGGTATCGCAACTGGATTTGCTGAAGATCCGTGCCTCGCAACTGAATGGGTGCGCCTATTGCATTCAATCGCATACCAATGACGCCAGAGCACACGGTGAAACCGAAAAGCGCATCTACGCCCTGGATGCCTGGGATGAAAGTCCATACTTTTCGGCTGAAGAACGGGCATTGCTGGCACTAACGGAAGAGGTGACCCTGATTCGCGAAAAACGGGTATCTGACGAAACCTATCAACAGGCCATTGCTTTGTTTGGCGAACAGCTAACGGCACACCTCATCATGGCGATCATCAGCATCAACGCCTGGAATCGAATTGGTATAGCCACCCGCATGACGCCTGTATGA
- a CDS encoding hexameric tyrosine-coordinated heme protein — translation METTTLIPANSLMTATPEEGRQLAIKMARLIIKTTQPDAQIRENLRAVYANDAMLLLAVGHTVAIEFSTIAAANDYWRSPR, via the coding sequence ATGGAAACTACAACGTTGATTCCTGCGAACAGCCTCATGACGGCTACCCCGGAAGAAGGTCGCCAGTTGGCTATCAAAATGGCCCGATTGATTATTAAAACGACGCAGCCCGATGCACAGATTCGCGAAAATTTGCGGGCTGTTTATGCCAATGATGCCATGCTGTTACTGGCGGTTGGCCATACTGTAGCTATCGAGTTTTCGACCATTGCGGCTGCTAATGATTATTGGCGAAGCCCTCGCTGA
- a CDS encoding LytR/AlgR family response regulator transcription factor, translating into MDTPLKLLVVEDDMIIAANIALQLTKLGYEVSGIVPRGEEAILHAETNRPDLILLDISLKGSLDGIDTAHAIHQRWNIPIIYVTANTDEATFDRAKKTHPYAFIAKPIRATELQRAIELAISRLVDEPPTSANPAPDAPLVLNDRVFVRHREKIVKIFIADILYVEADRNYCHLYTADKEYLLTTTLKVMEDKLPVNYFVRVHRSYLANLTQVDEVGEGHIGIRGKTIPLSHLLRDALLKRIQTI; encoded by the coding sequence ATGGACACTCCGTTGAAGTTGCTCGTCGTGGAGGACGACATGATCATTGCCGCCAACATCGCCCTGCAACTCACTAAACTTGGCTATGAGGTGAGCGGGATTGTGCCCAGGGGCGAAGAAGCCATCCTGCATGCTGAAACCAACCGGCCTGACCTGATTCTGCTCGATATCAGTCTCAAAGGCTCACTCGACGGTATCGACACAGCCCATGCTATCCACCAGCGGTGGAACATCCCGATTATTTACGTCACGGCCAATACCGACGAGGCCACCTTTGACCGGGCAAAAAAGACGCACCCTTACGCTTTCATCGCTAAGCCAATCCGGGCCACTGAGCTACAACGGGCTATCGAGCTGGCCATTAGCCGCCTGGTCGACGAGCCTCCCACCTCAGCCAACCCTGCCCCAGACGCCCCCCTTGTGCTCAATGACCGGGTTTTTGTGCGGCACCGCGAAAAGATCGTCAAGATTTTCATCGCCGATATTCTCTACGTGGAAGCCGACCGCAACTATTGCCACCTCTACACGGCCGACAAAGAATACCTGCTGACAACGACCCTGAAGGTGATGGAAGATAAACTCCCGGTCAACTATTTTGTGCGGGTGCATCGTTCCTATCTGGCGAATCTGACGCAGGTTGATGAGGTAGGCGAAGGCCATATCGGAATCAGGGGTAAAACGATTCCGCTCAGCCACCTCCTGCGCGATGCACTACTGAAACGAATCCAGACCATTTGA
- a CDS encoding NAD-dependent epimerase/dehydratase family protein, whose translation MKVSASDPANAEKYAHLSTLNRAENLMLVTCDVRDVAALESFMQGCAIVVHGGTPFQLAVEDPQRDLLDPIIQGTENFLAIANRTEELKRVVFIASVASYNTSFPMPHPNHPTGQVFSEADTPWFSAEDHPYGQAKFLADQVVRKFIKANPDLSFEITTVSPVFVMGNSLSPRADSTSIGMQYLFKHKIAPNQFVEMLFADDIAFSVVDVHDVAEAVFQAAFRSGLHGKNYLLSSESYRISDLSLMLNQQTPAAEAALVYSSTLATNDLGVAFRPVLETLQQAM comes from the coding sequence GTGAAGGTATCGGCTTCTGACCCGGCCAACGCCGAAAAGTACGCTCACCTGAGCACCCTCAATAGAGCCGAAAACCTGATGCTGGTGACCTGCGATGTGCGCGATGTGGCTGCGCTTGAGTCCTTTATGCAGGGCTGCGCGATTGTGGTACACGGCGGCACACCTTTTCAACTGGCGGTAGAAGACCCGCAACGCGACCTGCTGGACCCCATCATTCAGGGTACAGAAAATTTTCTGGCCATAGCCAATCGAACCGAGGAACTCAAACGTGTGGTGTTCATCGCGTCGGTGGCGTCCTATAATACTTCGTTTCCGATGCCTCACCCTAACCACCCCACCGGTCAGGTATTCTCTGAAGCCGATACGCCCTGGTTCAGTGCGGAGGACCATCCCTACGGACAAGCCAAGTTTCTGGCCGACCAGGTCGTACGGAAATTCATCAAGGCAAACCCGGATTTATCCTTCGAGATCACTACCGTTTCACCCGTTTTTGTCATGGGCAATAGCTTGTCGCCCCGCGCCGATTCCACGTCGATAGGTATGCAATATTTGTTCAAGCACAAGATCGCCCCCAACCAGTTTGTTGAAATGCTTTTTGCTGATGACATAGCGTTTTCGGTGGTGGATGTGCACGACGTGGCCGAGGCCGTTTTTCAGGCAGCTTTTCGGTCGGGCTTGCACGGCAAAAACTACCTCCTTTCGAGCGAAAGTTACCGCATCTCCGATCTGTCGCTCATGCTGAACCAGCAAACGCCCGCAGCCGAAGCCGCACTTGTATACAGCAGCACTCTGGCGACCAATGACCTCGGCGTAGCGTTCAGGCCGGTGCTGGAAACGCTACAGCAGGCCATGTAG
- a CDS encoding YybH family protein: MKTQPASPILAIFAALLLFAAGCNAPAKEKHATVEELSQVNRDFVKALNAKDATAAANCYADDAVILPPGQPTVTGHEAIQKYWQGFLDGAGYVDGTVSTIATGSNGDLGYEIGTADLHLKGPDGKIMTEKIKYTIVLKRNAEGKWLQTYDMWNPVAEPTAK, encoded by the coding sequence ATGAAAACCCAACCCGCTTCGCCCATCCTGGCCATTTTTGCCGCCCTGCTCCTGTTTGCCGCCGGTTGCAACGCACCTGCTAAAGAAAAGCACGCCACGGTCGAGGAGCTCTCACAGGTAAACCGCGATTTTGTGAAAGCATTAAACGCTAAGGATGCCACAGCAGCCGCTAATTGCTACGCTGATGATGCCGTAATACTGCCTCCCGGCCAACCCACCGTGACGGGTCACGAAGCCATTCAGAAATACTGGCAGGGCTTCCTGGATGGTGCGGGCTATGTTGATGGCACCGTCTCGACGATCGCTACGGGCAGCAACGGCGACCTAGGGTACGAAATCGGGACGGCTGACCTTCACCTGAAAGGCCCTGACGGGAAAATCATGACCGAAAAAATAAAATATACCATCGTTCTCAAACGCAATGCCGAGGGAAAGTGGCTCCAGACCTACGATATGTGGAATCCGGTTGCTGAACCTACGGCTAAGTAG